The Festucalex cinctus isolate MCC-2025b chromosome 12, RoL_Fcin_1.0, whole genome shotgun sequence genome segment ACAGCACGAGTATTCTGCCATCTGCTGCACACCTCAGGAAACGCAGAGCTGCAGCCAAAAACTGGAGCCACACACGTTTCAGACCACAATACAgccttgtgatttaaaaaaaaataaaataaaaaataaaaaagctcagATATGAAATTTACTCATGTAGTTTAGGATGCACATATCAATGTTGTGCCAAATGCGTAAAAACTAACAACACGCTTCCTACGCTACGGAATTTTAATGTCATTATGATGGTACTTATAGTGCTAAATacattggggtttttttttggtggtactTGGTGCAAAAAACAGACTGATCACCGGACCTTCAACTTCCTGTCACTATACTGGTATGCAAACAGAAGAGAAGGtcatagtataaaaaaaaatcgtaataaTCATATCATGCATGATTTGAGCCTTTGCAAGTCTTTTCAGTTAACAGATTTTGTTTTGCGTCAGTTGCATTCAATCAAATGTTATTGCTTATGTTTGGTGGTGGGGATTTAGGGTAGCCTTGCAAATTAGAcaaattaaagttaaaaaaaaaagaatacatctctccaaaacaagagcaacaacattacatttttctttccaGACAAAAGCCTGCAAGACAAAATAGGGGGACTACATGTGGTATTGTCGAAACCCAAAACAAACCTTCACGTAGAGTTTAGCTAACTgaaaagacatttgcaaacactaTTGGTTCGTGCACAATGAGCGggcattttacattttcaagacTGGTACAAACCTTCAGGGCAAGTTTGACGCGTTTAATCTTTTTGACCTTTtcgactgtctttttttttttttttttgcaatgtgtaaaaaaacaaagcggtTTAGGAAGGagggaggacaaaaaaaaaaaatagcattagaGGTTGGACAGTGGAAAGAAGGCAGGGTTGTGCCAGGTTATTCATTTAGCATGACAGTGCAGAGAAATGATTGAAAAAGTTTTTGTTCCACAGGTAAGTAAATTCCAATCCAAGCGTTTCAGCATGCGCCCATAAGAGATCAAAGGATGCTGGGACAGAGGTGGGGTGGTCACTTACTGGATTTAAAGTGTTACATTGATCTATGGGATTCTTGTAGTCCGTCTTCAGCTCGTCAAAGGCGATTATCTGTGGAGGGGAAAACAGGGCCACATTAGAATAGGAAAATTAGCCCTCTACAGGTAGTTATTGTGCGTCTACAGTAAGTGTCTgtggtttaattaattaaaaaaaaaactgagcgaAAAAGTCCATTGCTTAATGCGGGAGCCTTAACATGGCACTTGTGGTagtaaaagataaaaataaaaaatattgtaatgtattctgttttttgtttttttttgtggccgagTGCATCGTGACTTCTCGCGAGATTTCCACAAGGCGGCTGACAGTGAGAGCTACCGCTAAGCCTGCTAGCTTGTAGCTCGCGAGGTGACGCTAAATAACTAGTTTCCCATTCGACAGAAACACCTTTGATTTTGGCAGCGCTCGAAACGAATAAaacttgaattattttaaaattaaacaacggAAAAGTGAATGTTATCGCGCTATGAATGAAGCGTTTAGTGACGTCGGTTTCAGCCGTGTCAATATGATCACGACGGCATTCTCGAAGAGTTACGTCAAGGTGGACGTAAACGCCAATTCCGCCCACGTTGATGATTTACGTCAGAGGCGTAAAAATTACAAGCGGGCCGTCCAACATGGCCTGGCTTTCCTTCTTTTGCTTGGGCAAACCTTAAGTCAACTAACCGCCACTAACTAGTGTCCACAGTACTTACGTGCCAGATGGCGAAAAAGATGAGCGCCGCCGTGAGCAGTAACGCGAGCATGTAGCAAAAGGCCGCGAACGTGAACGCCATTGTGCCCCTCCGCTCCGGTCCGGCTCGTCGGTTCCTGGTCAGCACTGATGATGCAGGCAGCAGGAAGCCCTCGCAACGGATTCGCGCTGCACCCCAGCCACAGCTTCTCCTGAATGTGTTTCTTCTTTTCCATTGGATAATGTAGGCATGTCAGGTTTCTTCCTGTACAGTTACCGCCATCGTGTGGAGGTTTGCAACCTCTCcaagcagtggttctcaactgaCGTCATCctcttttgtctaaaaaaatagACACTACCGTAcgttaacattttttaaaacagagTTTCAAGTGATTCTGACATACAGTCAAAAACTTTATTGCTAGCTATGACCCCACTAATATTTGTCTCAttttatcaattattttattattagctGACGTTTGTCGtagttttttattataattttatattaGTTTGTAATTGTCTTCCATTGTATTACGTTCTAGATTATTTTctaatttgtattgtatttgtttcacatttcatttatttatttattcgaaaaaacattttgtgtaaATATTCATGTAtgcacatttgtttattttggctcatatatatattttttaactgttttttggtcatttaatttttgactaatgtatttatttttcaaatgtactttattttcagtattgttccctattttgtattttctagtgtataatatatatttttaatcccattttatttttgcagtttttttttttttaagatttttgtacattttgttaaCAAACATACAGTAAATATCATGGTCTTAAAATATCCAAAGGTACAACATTCAGTACACAGAATAGACTCGTGGGAAAACAAGCTAAACATGGTCCACGCTTTTATTTGAACAACAGGAGACTATCGACACATTTTCATAATAAAGTACAGTATggaaaatacaaatacagtacaatatcTTAAGTTTCACCAGCTGACAAAtgtagattttcttttttcattctttcatACAGAAAGGTGAAAAAACAGCAGGACAAAATGACTACGACAGCACTAcattatcataataataatagggagGGAAGCAAGCAGTTCAATCACCCAACTATGACCCAACTCCTATTCGtacttttctttaaaaaggagTGTTAAGTACAGTATATCAAATAGAATGCAGCTGCAGCAAATagatcaggcaaaaaaaaaaaaaaatcaatcaaaatcattcaaaaaccTGTGCTGGACTTTATAACATCAAAGCTTTGATTTCTCATAGgtttacttttcattttacaatgACTGCAGATTTGATTTCCTCACAATGCATGACCGGAAACTGATTAACTGGGGATGGTCATGTTTGGAAATATGTCCGCTGCATGTGCCGATATCTCCGATCTGCTACTCGGACTGGCATGTGTAATTTGGCATCTTGGTGATGAAGTGCCGCCACCGCGCGTGAAAATACAATCATTTCTTTATGGCATCTCATCCCACCCCTCATAGTGCAGCATCAGGTCATTGTTTACCGAAAGTTGTATTCGCTGTTAGAGCAGggcaattattttaatcattaaattatttttattaggtcacttttttttttttttcccccggttTTGCGGTTTTAAGGACTGAACAATAACCTAGCACAATCACTAATATAATTGGACTTAAAAGATTACTGGCACAAAGATTAAAGCCACTGGCACATTCAAtagacgaaaaaaaaagaaaaaaaagaccgcGGgcgaaatcatttttaaaaaataaagaattctTACAAAGTCAATTATTGGCATAATGGTGTCTCAAATCAGCCGAGGCTCTCAACTCATTTTTGCCATCTATAGATAGAAACATAAGATGACCTTAAGGAAGTGGAGCTACATCCACACAATTGAACCTGAAACAGaagttcagaacattcagagACTCTGAGTGTTGTTTCGAAGCACACGAAGCATTCACTTTACGTACGACATTCATCAACACGACTAGAAATCAGTCAGTAAATACAAGATTTTAATAATAACACCGCACATTTATAGCTATCCATTTCAATTAAGCAAAGACGCAGCCTTCAGGATTTTCACAAAGTGTGTGTAGATTCTCCAGTTTGGAATGTTTTGAGATGAGGGCACCAAAGAGGATTTACCCTGCAGTTCcccgaaaaaaagaaaaagaaaaaaaaagtaaagttataatggaaaaaaaactgactggCGTACTACAGCATACCCACCAAATGAGCATTTTAACTACGCTACGCtatgtttaacaaaaaaaactgggcTACTAAATTTGCCGTCTGAAATGTTAGCGCACATCCTACTTGGCAACCTGACCATACTCAATTCCTAAGTGCCTTATTGTGCTCGACGATGATTTACATCCCCTCAAATTCATCTGAATCACAAGCTGAATTTCACATGTTGAGCGGCAGGATGTTTGATTTctcaaaatagcaaaaaaacaaacaaacaaaaaaacaacaacccaaacaGTACTTTAAaagtcaagacaaaaaaaacaaaaaaatatgagaaCAGAGTAATACTTTTGGAACCTGTGGAAATGCTCCGAAAACCAAACACTTGGGAAGCGTGGGTGAGTTTGGTCCACTACAGAAGTTTTCATTCGACATGGAACACAAACCCGGCACACGGAGACGACAAAAGGGGGAGGCTGGGAACGGACCTGGTGGGTTAGCGGTATACACGTGTAAGAGTGTATACTGTAAAATAACCGTCGCAAACCTCAACCCGCAAACATTTGAACCAGTGAGAAGAAGCCTAGAACAAGAGGAAGTAGTAAACACTATTTAAATCAGGTCGAGGTTCGGAAAGAGAGCGGCGTTGGTGGACCTTCCGAGGTTCTTTAGCGGAAGAAGCGGAGTTTCTCCCGAAGCCATTCCTCCGTCAAGTCCTCTGTGTTCCGGATCTCAAACACCTGCAGCGGCAAAGATTGAAATTCGGGTTTggaatgttgttttgttttttgtttttttgtcagaaaatgtgCACCTAGTTTGTGCATCTGCACGTGCCCATTCCCTAGTTATATCGATGTTCACAAACCTTGGTCAATTGAGCAGTATGCACCAGCGTGTTTTTGCTGCCTGCGTACATAATATGCTGCTCCACCTTGCAACCTGTCCCAAACACAGACACGGAACATTCCAGTGAGCAAGCGAAATTGCCGATCTTTGAAACGTCATCGACTTTGCATACGCACCCACGGGGCTGGAGAAGATGAAGCAAAGAGGATAAGACACGCGTCCGTCATCGTGCTGGTATTTGTAACTGTACACCACAAATCGGGGCTGCCTCTCCGGGAGCTCTTCTTTCAAGCCGTCGGGAGAAATGTCCTGGAGCAAATCAAACGGCGCAACTTTCACGCTTACCATACAGTTCAGCATCAATAATTCAACAACCTACCTCGTATTCTTCATCCAAGATCACCAGCTGTTTATCTTTATCGATCTTCACTAAGgggtttaaaagaaaatcaaaCATGGTAAGTGAatacaacaaaacaagaacaagtacactgttaaaaaaaacaaaaaaaacaaaaataaaacaacaactagactaagtgcaatttctggagataTTGTgtcggaatgctgaaagcaaatggagagataaattatgaaattaggccccggggacgacccaggacacgctggagagactatgtctcccggttggcctgggaacgccttgggatcccgccggaggagctggttgaagtggctggggagagggaggtcctggtttccctcctaaagctgcaaCCTCGGATAagtggaagaagatggatggatggatggattatgaaattatgacctcctggttactggacaatgcgctttaccaactgtgccaccgagcagtatcagacacctggtaatgatgataagttatttatatggaagtgggcgaggAAAgtaatacttagaaaaagttcaatgactgttgCTTAGAAaattaatggggaaaagttgatattattaaacgttaaattgtgcaaatactgtcagtaatgtggaatcagatggtATATACCCTGAAAggagtgaatttttgaagctagatgaaatttgaacaatgtaaattggaagtattatgcggGAGTTGTTAAGCGGCAAAAAAGtatggaaaataaaaatcataacatatgtgggactgcttcagcatttccacaacaacaaaaaaactccactaagtttttcactcagaaattctaagtaaattttacaaggccagttttgaaaacattataccagtttatttctttttctttttcaaaaaagcTACTCAAGGGGGTTTAGGAACTAACCTAcaaccttcaggttgggagacagccactctaccacctgagccatgccgttCCTGCTGTATATTGATGGTATCAGGCGgaatccttgtacctccaagagaccagtttttgtcttattttggaCACTTAATTTTCTTCTGGCCAAAGCTTTTCAAAACTGATGTAAACCCCGTTTGATTGGATATTTAAAGCGTCTCCTATCCTTTCGCCCAACCCAGCATGTGTGCAGCATAAATAAGAGCGCCACCAGCACAACAAGCGTCGGCTTACGGCTTAAAAAGGCTGTGAGTGACCCACTTCCGGGAAACTGTCAAGGATTTTGACTGATGAAACTGtatgtttcatgaaaagtcgcatTAATGCGGAATCTTAAGgacaacatgaaataaaaaatacgaaAGGGAAGGAACTGTGAACCGCTACTCAACTGATGATGGCCGCATTGTTGGTCTCCTTGCGGAGACGGAACTTCTTCAACTTCTGGACCAGATCTTCGTCCACTTCGCACACTGACAGTGTTTCACTCtagcaaataaaaagaaaaaaaaagaaagtaattGCCGACAAATAACCACAACGCGCTCATAAATGAAATCACATGGGGTATGCTGCCGTATATCAACATTTGACCTGATGTCATGCATGAGGATAGGTCTTCTTTTAGAATAggtgattctattttttttttttccatctcctAAGTACTGCTTAGGCACTGGTACATTCCCCGATTTGGGAAGTGTTATTCACTGGATTTTACAgtactgtaattaaaaataaatctctgAATTGATGGCCTTAGGCGCTTTAAAGTGTAATCAGCTAAGACGTTTATACCAAGCTGGAGTGCAGCACCACTGACTGAAGGCTTCCCAATTATCTGACCCGCAGCCACAAACGACAAAAAGTACCCAGCTGGCTCAACAGGATTTTAATGCTCCCCACCTGTGTGTCACCTCCTCATCACATTACATCACCTTCACAGCACGAAGACATGAGCTCCTTCAAAGTCTTCATTCTATAATTAcgccttcctcaacagatggcCCGGGTGGGAGGCGGGATTTTTCTGAGCTTTAAGAGAAGATCCTCAGAGATTTAGCCGACTTTCAGCGCAAGTGACACAATAGGAAGTGCAAACAAAGAATGAGGA includes the following:
- the gmfb gene encoding glia maturation factor beta isoform X2 encodes the protein MKIDKDKQLVILDEEYEDISPDGLKEELPERQPRFVVYSYKYQHDDGRVSYPLCFIFSSPVGCKVEQHIMYAGSKNTLVHTAQLTKVFEIRNTEDLTEEWLREKLRFFR
- the gmfb gene encoding glia maturation factor beta isoform X1 encodes the protein MSETLSVCEVDEDLVQKLKKFRLRKETNNAAIIMKIDKDKQLVILDEEYEDISPDGLKEELPERQPRFVVYSYKYQHDDGRVSYPLCFIFSSPVGCKVEQHIMYAGSKNTLVHTAQLTKVFEIRNTEDLTEEWLREKLRFFR